A part of Larkinella insperata genomic DNA contains:
- a CDS encoding PAS domain S-box protein, whose amino-acid sequence MSSIEQLERQLASEQKSRQQAEAVLVEREQQLRHANEQLRMLQEMPYPDAKTSELQKSESLYRHVIESVQDIIFTTTLDGFFTFVNPVVESCLGYSQAEIIGLNYLQLIEPEWRATVAEFYLNMFQTGQSSMYTEFPVRAKDGRRVWIGQTVRVIEEGGQKSELVAVARDITARIINKDKLQSTQARLTSLIKNLQTGVLVEDENRTVILVNQLYCDLFGIQVTPDEVIGTDYFRWAHPSDALFTNPELFTCQMDVAIQQKKTVVNEVVELVDGRIVKRNYIPIFLEGEYRGHLWQYTDITEKYRANEQIRKSEEKYRGIMNRMELGLLEVDNNQVIRQAYDRFCQMVGYSEEELIGQRANDLLVPDEFKTFQGQQQKLRDEGGANSYELQLRRKDGTPIWVIVSGAPILDEQGEVVGSMGIHYDISERKQLEQELAKAKLVAEDARHTEKQFLANMSHEIRTPLNAILGFSNLLGSTALSSEQKEYVDYVRTAGKNLLTIVNDILDISKIEAGMLPLESIPFSICSLADSIRTMLDASARDKGLFLRVATGPDLPPVVLGDPTRLTQILLNLLSNAVKFTKYGGVAVSIEKTGVQDESARIRFTVEDTGIGMEKDVLPHIFERFRQASDFTTRYYGGTGLGLNIVKSLTEMQGGWITVASEAGKGSCFTLEIPYKIAPHQSVHDAVLAEEEAGPIDREVKILVVEDNIMNQKLALQVLGRLGYPAQVAENGQIAVELLQKTDFDLVLMDIQMPVMDGYTTTRYIRTTLNKQVPIIAMTAHALANEREQCLQSGMNDFIPKPFQIEELQRIIRKYLPGISTMTPNQKTYTPPAPSFSVEPLLDAVGNDMDFAVEMMTLFLHQTPVEIQQLKQSVAEGDVMAIKRLIHTQKAIIQTFGLTEAARLVTATEALIADKKGMAEIAPLIDQYIQVLESEMPVIQSVMEAHLNGSISG is encoded by the coding sequence ATGTCTTCAATAGAACAGCTGGAACGCCAACTCGCTTCCGAGCAAAAAAGCCGTCAGCAGGCTGAAGCTGTTCTGGTGGAAAGAGAACAGCAGCTTCGGCACGCCAACGAGCAGCTCCGGATGCTGCAGGAAATGCCATATCCTGACGCAAAAACGTCTGAGCTTCAAAAGAGCGAAAGCCTCTACCGGCACGTCATCGAGTCGGTGCAGGACATCATTTTTACAACCACCCTCGACGGCTTTTTTACATTCGTCAATCCCGTTGTGGAATCGTGTCTGGGCTATTCGCAAGCGGAGATCATTGGGCTGAATTACCTGCAATTGATCGAGCCGGAGTGGCGGGCCACCGTGGCCGAATTTTACCTGAATATGTTCCAGACGGGGCAGTCCAGCATGTATACCGAGTTTCCGGTTCGGGCCAAAGACGGACGCAGAGTGTGGATCGGCCAGACGGTCCGGGTAATCGAAGAAGGCGGGCAAAAGTCGGAGTTGGTTGCCGTAGCCCGCGACATTACCGCCCGGATCATCAACAAAGATAAACTACAAAGTACCCAGGCCCGGTTGACTTCGCTCATCAAGAACCTGCAAACCGGCGTTCTGGTGGAAGACGAAAACCGTACGGTGATACTGGTCAATCAGTTGTACTGCGATTTGTTCGGCATTCAGGTGACGCCCGATGAGGTGATTGGTACGGATTACTTCCGGTGGGCCCATCCGTCGGATGCATTGTTTACTAATCCGGAGCTGTTCACCTGTCAAATGGACGTCGCCATCCAGCAAAAGAAAACCGTTGTCAACGAAGTTGTTGAGTTGGTGGACGGGCGTATCGTCAAACGCAATTACATTCCCATTTTTCTGGAAGGGGAGTACCGGGGGCATCTCTGGCAGTATACCGATATAACCGAAAAGTACCGCGCTAACGAGCAGATTCGCAAAAGCGAAGAGAAATACCGGGGCATCATGAACCGCATGGAGCTGGGGCTGCTGGAGGTGGATAATAATCAGGTGATCCGGCAGGCTTACGACCGGTTTTGCCAGATGGTGGGTTACTCCGAGGAGGAACTGATTGGCCAGCGGGCCAACGACCTGCTGGTGCCCGATGAATTCAAAACGTTTCAGGGCCAGCAGCAGAAGCTGCGGGATGAGGGCGGAGCCAATTCCTACGAACTGCAACTCCGGCGCAAAGACGGAACTCCCATCTGGGTTATCGTCAGTGGCGCACCCATACTGGACGAACAGGGCGAAGTAGTTGGCTCCATGGGCATTCACTACGACATTTCCGAACGAAAGCAGCTTGAGCAGGAACTGGCGAAGGCAAAGCTGGTGGCGGAAGATGCCCGGCATACCGAAAAGCAGTTTCTGGCCAACATGAGCCACGAAATCCGGACGCCCCTCAACGCCATCCTGGGCTTTTCGAACCTGCTGGGATCGACGGCGCTGAGCTCCGAGCAAAAGGAATACGTTGACTACGTTCGGACGGCCGGTAAAAACCTGCTGACTATCGTCAACGACATTCTCGATATTTCCAAAATTGAAGCGGGGATGCTGCCGCTGGAGAGTATTCCGTTCAGTATCTGTTCGCTGGCGGACTCCATCCGGACCATGCTCGATGCATCGGCCCGCGACAAAGGCCTCTTCCTGCGCGTTGCAACTGGTCCGGATTTACCTCCGGTGGTGCTGGGCGACCCCACCCGGCTCACGCAGATCCTGCTGAACCTGCTCAGCAACGCGGTCAAGTTTACCAAGTACGGCGGGGTAGCGGTATCGATCGAAAAAACGGGTGTGCAGGATGAGTCGGCCCGGATCCGGTTTACCGTTGAGGATACGGGAATTGGGATGGAAAAGGACGTTCTGCCCCATATTTTCGAGCGCTTCCGGCAGGCCAGCGATTTTACAACCCGCTACTACGGAGGGACCGGATTGGGCCTGAACATCGTCAAATCGCTAACGGAAATGCAGGGCGGCTGGATTACGGTTGCAAGTGAGGCCGGAAAAGGTTCCTGCTTCACCCTGGAAATACCGTATAAGATTGCACCGCACCAGTCCGTCCACGATGCCGTGCTGGCGGAGGAAGAAGCCGGACCCATCGACCGGGAGGTGAAAATCCTGGTGGTGGAGGATAATATCATGAACCAGAAGCTGGCTCTTCAGGTGCTGGGAAGGCTGGGTTACCCGGCGCAGGTTGCCGAGAACGGGCAGATTGCCGTTGAACTGCTCCAGAAAACCGACTTTGATCTGGTGCTGATGGACATCCAGATGCCCGTCATGGACGGCTACACCACCACGCGGTACATCAGAACGACGTTGAATAAACAAGTCCCGATCATTGCCATGACGGCCCACGCCCTGGCCAATGAACGGGAGCAATGCCTTCAGTCAGGCATGAATGATTTTATACCCAAACCTTTTCAAATAGAAGAGTTACAACGGATTATCCGAAAATATTTACCCGGTATATCAACAATGACACCCAACCAAAAAACGTACACCCCACCGGCTCCCAGTTTCTCCGTAGAACCGTTGCTCGATGCCGTTGGCAATGACATGGATTTTGCCGTAGAGATGATGACATTGTTTCTGCATCAGACGCCGGTCGAAATTCAACAATTAAAACAGTCGGTGGCCGAAGGCGACGTGATGGCGATTAAACGCCTGATTCATACCCAGAAAGCCATTATTCAAACCTTCGGACTGACCGAAGCCGCGCGACTCGTTACCGCCACAGAAGCGCTGATTGCCGATAAGAAAGGAATGGCTGAAATTGCTCCATTGATCGATCAGTACATTCAGGTGCTTGAATCCGAAATGCCGGTCATTCAGTCCGTCATGGAAGCTCATCTGAACGGAAGCATCTCCGGTTAA
- a CDS encoding T9SS type A sorting domain-containing protein, with protein MKMLFASALIALTLVASSAFATDNAGKAKATFQSAVYPMINSMKVGVNISKAKDSKVNIRLINNDGHTLVTKKLGKGHEATNFRFDLNGLEDGVYKVEISDGNYTEAKTVKLETRTPTVQTSRLVSMN; from the coding sequence ATGAAAATGCTATTTGCCTCCGCTCTCATTGCCCTGACGCTGGTTGCTTCCAGCGCATTTGCCACCGACAACGCCGGTAAGGCCAAAGCCACATTCCAGTCGGCTGTTTACCCCATGATTAACAGCATGAAAGTTGGTGTAAACATCAGCAAAGCGAAAGACAGCAAGGTGAACATCCGGTTGATCAACAACGACGGGCACACGCTGGTCACGAAGAAGCTGGGAAAAGGCCACGAAGCCACGAATTTCCGCTTCGATCTTAACGGATTGGAAGACGGAGTCTACAAAGTTGAAATCTCCGATGGGAACTACACGGAAGCAAAAACGGTAAAACTGGAAACCCGCACGCCCACCGTACAGACATCCCGCTTGGTGAGCATGAATTAA
- a CDS encoding alpha/beta fold hydrolase, whose translation MRLFSFQILACLGLLFSSTLLVAQSTAVDYPYPVQFLSLNIESKPVRMAYMDVKPAQPNGKTVLLLHGKNFNGYYWKTVVHWLTTNGYRAIVPDQVGWGKSSHPDIHYSFHRLAANTKHLLDTLGIRNVTVLAHSMGGMLGTRFTLMYPEMVEKLVLENPIGLEDYKTFVPYQTPEQQFQKEKSATFESYQQYQKSYYPVWKPEYNDLVRVQASDLKSPDFSTIAWSNALTYLMIYEQPVCYEFNRVKAPTLLIIGQEDRTVVGKNLLSKTEQAQHGFYPELGKQTVRQFQTGKLVELDGVGHIPHIQTPERFLKALGDFLN comes from the coding sequence ATGCGACTTTTCAGCTTTCAGATTCTGGCTTGCCTGGGCCTTCTTTTTTCCTCTACGCTTCTTGTTGCTCAATCTACGGCCGTCGACTATCCGTATCCGGTGCAGTTTCTTTCACTGAACATAGAGTCAAAGCCCGTTCGGATGGCTTACATGGACGTAAAACCCGCCCAGCCCAACGGCAAAACGGTTCTGCTGCTGCACGGTAAAAACTTCAATGGGTACTACTGGAAAACCGTTGTTCACTGGCTGACGACCAACGGCTACCGGGCCATCGTTCCGGATCAGGTAGGCTGGGGAAAATCGTCTCACCCCGACATCCACTACAGTTTTCACCGGCTGGCGGCCAATACCAAACACCTGCTCGATACGCTCGGCATTCGGAATGTAACGGTTCTGGCCCACTCCATGGGCGGTATGCTCGGAACACGGTTTACGCTGATGTACCCCGAAATGGTGGAGAAACTGGTGCTCGAAAACCCGATTGGCCTGGAAGACTACAAAACGTTTGTTCCGTACCAAACGCCCGAACAGCAATTTCAGAAGGAGAAATCGGCCACGTTCGAATCCTACCAACAATACCAGAAAAGCTATTACCCCGTCTGGAAACCGGAATACAACGATTTGGTGCGGGTGCAGGCCAGCGACCTGAAATCGCCGGATTTCAGCACCATCGCCTGGTCGAACGCCCTGACGTACCTGATGATCTACGAGCAGCCCGTCTGTTACGAGTTTAATCGCGTGAAGGCCCCCACCCTGCTGATCATCGGGCAGGAAGACCGTACGGTAGTTGGCAAGAATCTGCTTTCCAAAACCGAGCAGGCACAGCACGGCTTTTACCCCGAGCTGGGCAAGCAAACCGTCAGGCAGTTTCAGACGGGAAAACTCGTCGAACTAGACGGTGTTGGGCACATTCCGCACATTCAAACCCCCGAACGGTTTCTTAAAGCCCTTGGCGATTTTTTGAACTGA
- a CDS encoding SGNH/GDSL hydrolase family protein → MITLRQVTKRKTAFCSSILTRLSLLLIIYTVGGCKSGNDVAPDNSRSEYIIGWGDSLTEGSPSTSTYLTELEKLTGTTYKYINKGISGQTSSQIAERMLADKEKHPYNTIIWAGRNNLDKPEQIKADIASMVAALGHQRYLVLGMINGDFDQNEQVFTQRHQAIMQLNGELYKIYGDHYVNIHAYLLSQYDPSKMQDIIDHTYDVVPASLRVDLLHLNQKGNQKVAERILQSMPVLTRQ, encoded by the coding sequence ATGATCACGCTTCGGCAGGTTACCAAACGTAAAACGGCTTTTTGTTCTTCCATTCTCACCCGTCTGAGCCTACTGTTGATTATCTACACAGTAGGCGGATGCAAATCCGGCAACGATGTGGCTCCCGACAATTCCCGCTCCGAGTACATCATCGGCTGGGGGGATAGCCTGACGGAAGGCAGCCCCAGTACATCTACGTACCTGACCGAACTCGAAAAGCTGACGGGAACGACCTACAAGTACATCAATAAAGGCATTTCGGGCCAGACCAGCAGCCAGATCGCCGAGCGCATGCTCGCGGACAAAGAGAAACACCCGTACAACACCATCATCTGGGCGGGGCGTAATAACCTGGACAAACCGGAGCAGATCAAAGCCGATATCGCATCGATGGTGGCGGCTCTGGGTCACCAGCGCTATCTGGTGCTGGGCATGATCAATGGTGATTTTGATCAGAATGAACAGGTGTTTACGCAACGGCATCAGGCCATTATGCAGTTGAACGGGGAGTTGTATAAAATCTACGGGGATCACTACGTCAACATCCACGCGTATCTGCTTTCCCAGTACGACCCGTCTAAAATGCAGGACATTATTGATCACACCTACGATGTGGTACCGGCTTCCCTGCGGGTCGATCTGCTGCACCTCAACCAGAAGGGCAATCAGAAAGTGGCCGAGCGCATTCTGCAAAGTATGCCGGTCCTGACCCGCCAGTAA
- a CDS encoding ABC transporter permease, with the protein MNVPFFIARRIRHTPTESFSATVTKVGVASIAIGLASVIIAFAVLFGYKFAIQQKIFVFGSHITVSKFSLNNSYEETPLELKTTLYQQATSIPGVRHVQGVATKAGMLKTADELSGAVLKGVGREYDWELFRSSLVAGKLPQFYKDSAQCNPNYSCQVLISKRISDRLQLDVGKDVIMYFIGNQLRPRKLQVTGIYDTGLEEGDNVMVIGDLRLIQQLNNWGADSVGSYEIFVNDFNRLDDVYRQVREVAAPDMRPLRVTDTYKPLFDWMTLLDQNTGIFLALILFVAGFNMVAILLVLMLERTPMIGLLKAFGSSNTLIRRVFLYVGLNMVLKGLLIGNLLGIGLCALQYYFKLIPLDPKNYYMDTVPIAWDFRMIALVNVATIVLIALVLWLPTLVATRIQPIKALVFKK; encoded by the coding sequence TTGAACGTTCCGTTTTTCATTGCCCGGCGAATTCGTCATACGCCGACCGAAAGCTTCTCCGCCACCGTTACCAAGGTCGGTGTAGCCAGCATTGCCATCGGTCTGGCCAGCGTCATCATCGCTTTTGCGGTCTTGTTTGGCTATAAATTCGCGATTCAGCAGAAAATTTTCGTGTTTGGATCGCACATTACCGTTTCCAAATTCTCGCTTAACAATTCGTACGAAGAAACCCCGCTGGAGCTGAAAACGACCCTCTATCAGCAGGCTACCAGCATTCCGGGCGTTCGGCATGTTCAGGGGGTGGCCACAAAAGCCGGGATGCTCAAAACCGCCGATGAACTCTCGGGCGCGGTTCTGAAGGGCGTCGGCCGCGAGTACGACTGGGAGTTGTTCCGCAGTTCGCTGGTGGCCGGGAAGCTGCCCCAGTTTTACAAAGATAGCGCCCAATGCAACCCCAATTACTCCTGCCAGGTGCTGATCAGCAAACGGATTTCCGATCGGCTTCAGCTCGACGTGGGTAAAGACGTGATCATGTACTTCATCGGTAACCAGTTGCGCCCCCGGAAACTTCAGGTGACGGGTATTTACGATACGGGACTCGAAGAAGGTGATAACGTGATGGTCATCGGCGATCTGCGGCTGATCCAGCAACTCAACAACTGGGGGGCCGATTCGGTGGGGAGCTACGAAATCTTCGTCAACGATTTCAACCGCCTGGACGACGTCTACCGGCAAGTCCGCGAGGTTGCTGCGCCCGATATGCGGCCCCTGCGCGTTACCGACACGTATAAACCGTTGTTCGACTGGATGACGCTCCTCGACCAGAACACCGGCATTTTTCTGGCCCTGATCCTCTTCGTGGCGGGTTTCAACATGGTGGCAATTCTGCTGGTTCTGATGCTGGAACGAACGCCCATGATCGGGTTGCTGAAAGCCTTTGGCAGTTCCAACACGTTGATTCGACGGGTTTTTCTGTACGTCGGCTTGAACATGGTTCTCAAGGGTCTCCTGATTGGTAACCTGCTGGGCATTGGGCTGTGCGCCCTCCAATATTACTTCAAGCTGATTCCGCTCGATCCCAAAAACTATTACATGGATACGGTTCCGATTGCCTGGGATTTCCGGATGATTGCCTTGGTCAACGTGGCTACCATTGTGCTGATTGCGCTGGTGCTCTGGCTCCCAACGCTGGTGGCCACCCGGATTCAGCCGATTAAAGCGTTGGTATTTAAAAAGTAA